The segment TTTTCGGACTACAATGTGAACGTGCATACATGttcaaggaaaacaaaacaaatagaccAAAAAAGCACCTCTCAAACTGCGACTGCTGTTTACTTGCACTCTTCTGTTAATTGGAAACTTTAAATAGCACTGCTCAACAGTGTTCTCTGTGGGTGTATCCCACTTTATGTCaagccttttttgttttaacgAACTAAAACAAGGCGCTAGTTTAAAGGGGACCTGTAATGCTTTTCTGTAGTTTGCGTCTTATAGTGTTTCAGTGAAGGATGTTCATATTTAAAGTGGTcagagtttcaaataatgaggtaaaagtACGGAGAAGCAATACCTGTGAGTAAAATCCAAGGTTTCCTACAGTTCTGAATACTCTACAGCCTTTCTACTCTAgctacagtatgacatcatagcAGGCTGGATTTCCTTATATGGTGATCTGCCTAATGCCCTTCACTGCTATATGAAGCtgcatgctaacgtcagggaaacatgtaaacttaGTTGTGAATGAAGAACCCATCACTGCAATGTGCAGTTCGATTTGGGACTCAAAGTGGGCAGAGTCAAACACTTAACTCCGCCCAGGTTGCACGCGGCCCTTCTCGTTTGACTTAACTCAATGGCACCACCTGAAAGTGGACATCAATACTGCATGAAGTAATTAATTACGAACACTACAGTGTGGTTGTAATATTATAGAATATGCATATTAAGAAACAAGGACGCTATTGCAAATTAGCCTCTTACTCTTCCAGCCTTGGTCAGCTGGACGCAGCTTAGTGGCTGTGGGATAAAGCCAGGTGGCTAAGATTCAAGCAAGGGCTCATGGCGCATGCTGGAGGTTTTATCAAGGCTGGAGGGGCAGTCATAGTGGGTGAGAAAAGAGCCATCCAGGGGTGTGTTGACTCCCACACTCCCTCTGGTTCTCCAACATGCTCTGTGGGTCCTGGCTTTCCTCTCGCCTTCAGCAAGCCCCTCTGACTCAGGCTGTGCTCCTCTGCCAGAGAACCAGAGGGAGGGCAGGCGGTTGGCAGGGGTTGTGCCCACGGCCCTCTGTTGGTTTTTCTCCAGTGTCCACATAATCCTGGATGAAGAGCTGTggatgtcttgtctgttttttcagGGATTTTGTGTAAATTTATCATATTCAGTGCTCAACGCTACCATTGTCATATTACTTGGAGGCGGACCGTACCACACCCCGTGGTCCCTCCACCTCTTTCCCGCCTGTGAGACTACTCAACTTAAAggagagcagacagcagctttGGCGACAGACATTCAGTTAGCGACTGTAGCTCGTATTCAGACAGCACAAACACAGTATTACTATCCATGTGTGGTGGCTGATGACGCAGGTGGGGTGGTCGCTAACTTTCGGTTTCTtctatttttaaatttattttcttgtttttgtgttgtgtatCAGTCTGTGTTCATTCTCCAAACTCAGAGGTTTCTGTCAGTCCGTGAACGCAATGCAGGAACTCTTCTGTTTTTTCCTCAGCTGCAGTTTGCAGAGTTTTGAATCGCAGCATGGATATTTGATCAATCGTTtagatcagagctgatcagatcaatgGACGAGAGGAGGAGTTTGCGAGTAGAAAATAACTTTTAGACCCAGTGCAATAAATGGTTACGTTTTCCTAGTGTTCTGCTGCTCCTTTGTCTGTGCACAGAGTACGTTCTGTGCTGTGAGTGTGCTGCAATGAATAACCCAACAGTAGTAGCCAACCATGTTTTAATCATGGcaggctgccacaaataaataaatatgtgaaaaCCCTGAAAACCCAACTCTCCACCAGATCAGAGGAACTGCGGGGTAGCAGCTGGCCAGCTAACTGGCAGGTAATGTGGTCGGACTTGCTAACACAGGGCAGCAGTCAATGTTTGACTCCGCCCATGTTGAGCACAGCCCTGAACTGCACACTGCAGTAAAGGGCTTCTCCGCTGATGTTGTTTACCCCGATTTCGGATCACATTCCTGCTGGAAGTTGTCCCATtatgtttagaagcttttactggtgTTTTTTCACAGTAGCAGGTGCAGCttttctctgttacagtcattcccttgGCTGCAGGTACACCGTTTAagtacatgtagctacatgctaacatcagggaaacatgtaatcttggttgctgatgttgttctccctgatttcggatcaaactcctgctggaacatgtctacTTGTGTTGAGAAACCTTAATTGGTGATTTGCCACAGTAAAAATTGCTGCTGTTCTCTGTTATAGTCATTGCCCTGGCTgcaatagagtgctgcagggatgacgtttttcaGTCAACGTGGAAGTTAGCGTCACCCTGGTTCCTTTATCAAGAGGCCGATGGGATTTTCttattggattttggattattgcagaaaataaataccCAACTTGTGACTGCTGAAGCTATTACGCTTTTTTCAAGAGCAGGGCTTAAAGAGAGTGGCGCTAAAACGGTGTGTTTCAGGCAGAGGGttaatacaggtgttccagcacagacagtatgaggaaattaaagtgcttttttaacattaaggcatgtaaacatgttcttgtAGAAACCTTAAAGTTTCTGACCACATGTATACGACAAATCAGCTGAACCTTATGATAATTAAAAAACTCCAGGTTATCATgatgcaataaataaaaataacaataaggGAGAAAAACAATCACTGCAGCATTAATAATGGTTCTGTTTATCTGTACCGTGGTCTGAACCATCATGGCTCGCTGATCTCTCACTGTTTTGACAATGTCCAGCGGGAACACCGGCCGGCCCTGATCCAACAGAGTCAGGGCCGTTTCCATGGTAATCAGAACACCTGTCCGTCCAATACCAGCGCTGtaattcaaaacaaacacagtattAAGTGCATAGTAGAGGCGGGTACAGAACATGCCGGCAGTGTTCAATTGGAGtacaccctgtgtgtgtgtgtgtgtgtgtgtgttacctgcagtGTACCATTAGTGGCTCttcacctctcctcctctccctgacCGAGCTGATGAACAGCAGGAAGTCGGAAGGGTCATCGGGTACACCGTGGTCGGGCCACGCAACATACTGCAGGTGTGTGACTGCACGTTCCTCACCCCgctaacacatacacacacacacattaaaaataaaggcaaataGACACAGAGGGAATTTAAGTATCTCATAACCTGAATTTAAAATGATAACCATGTAATCCCTAAGGAGAATAAACACCCACGTAAGACTGACTAGGCAGCCCTACAAGATCAAACACTCTGACAAGATTCAGCATGTGAGGAAACAAAAGGGTGTCGTGGAAAAAGCGGAGCAGGTGAGGAGAACAAAACTGCACGTGACCAGTGGGTGACACCGAGAAGTGAGGGACACGggaagataaaaacagaaagacaggcGGGGAGGAGAATGGCTGAGTTTAGAGTTTATAATGGTCATGTGGCCTGTGACTCCATGCAGGGATTAACTCGCTCCGCCAGAGGAACAGATGGGCCCACACAGCAGtatctgtgtgtatgcatgtgtgtgccttCATACTTCATGCCTCCCTGAGCATTATATGTTTACTTACCTGTTTGCTGTGGAAGGCAATGTGGAAAGCAGCTAATTTAATCTGATTATCTTCCATACAAAAGTGTTTTAAACTTAATCAGGTTAACTCCTCAGAATGCCCggccacaaatacacacagttaAAGGAATGGTCTGGATTTTTTGAAGGGCggttgtatgaggtatttatccatagtCTGTGTATTACCTATAGTAGATGGTGGTCACCACAAACCCAATTTTGAGAAGCTGTTTAAGATCATTCAGAATTAAGGATATTATCACTGCTTTACTCACGGATTAAAGCCGTTagctatgctctcttcaaagctaccagactcctttgacaaaaacagtaatttcaccttgcagaacacaggagctgctggtgtatcGCTGCCTTTATCGACtcgttagtttgtgttattgcgtGAGTTCCGTGAATCGAAACTAACCCTTGAAAacaccaaaatcacacaatgGCACAAACAAACTCAACGATCGAGGCAGTAGAGGACCAGCAACTCCCGTGTtctgcgaggtaaaattacgttttttgtcaaaggagtctggtggcttggAAGATAGATTAGGACACCAATTTTATATTACCAACGTTTCAAAAATGAATtaacagacaatgaaataaGCTGGCACACaacaatgcaaataaaaaatgtaactaaTGAAATTAAATACTACACTACAAAAATGGTGGATTCGAAGCCAGGGTGGGTTCCCgcctttctgtgtggagtttgcatgttctcctcgtgtcagcgtgggtttcctccaggtattccagcttcctcccacagtccaaagacatgcaggttaattggtgactttaagttggctgtaggtgtgaatgtgagtgtgaatggttgtctgtctctatgtatcagccctgtgatagtctggtgacctgtccagggtgtaccctgcctctcgcccaatgtcagctgggataggctccagccccccgtgacccccaacaggataagcagttacggaaaaaaatgaatgaatgaacaataaaaatggggggtggggggtttaAGAGATAGGGTAGTCTTATCCATAGTTGCATGGTCTTTTATAATACTAGTGTGGCAAAAATAGTCATTCAGTCATATGGGATGGGAGATTTTTCATATAATTAATAAGGTTGCCATATTTTATAGAAAGAGTGTATCTTATTCTTTAGTGAGTAGGCTATTTTCTCTAGAGGTATGCAACTGTTCACTTCTGGGAGATGTCTGATATTAGAATTTAAGAGGCTGCCCAAAAGGCATACTGTCGGACCCACTGGGAAAGAGACTCCATGGATTGTGGATATGGCAAAAATAGCATACATTTAAACtggtctttatttttttttttcaggtgcgTAAAATATGAAGCCCCACTTCAAATAAATCCGGACTATTCCCTCAATACACACTAACACACGTGTCCACCCACGCAAACATACAGACCACGCCAGCCACACGGAGGTGACTGTAGTTTGGCTGCAGATAGTTTGCTGCCTGTGGTGACCTCTGTTATGTGACATATGGCACAAGCATGGtacatgtcactgtaaacatTCAAATGGAAAAGATCCGTGTTGTGTGACCACTGGTGATGCTTTGCTCAGGGTTCATGTGGATATGAAATCAGGTGTGAATTGGATGAATTTCATCGATTAAATGGCAGActattttcttgattaactgTTTGGCCTGTATAAGatcataaaacagtaaaaaataatgcTGACAATAGTGTCCCAGAGGTTAAGGTGACCAAAagtccaaaaccccaaaatactGACTTAACTGAAATGTTAAGACAAGAAATGCATcccatttttacatttaaaaaacttgaACAAGAGATCTTTggggataattcggctcccaggtaaaacctcctgaacaaggaaagctgaaggaattctaaccagtaGTTCACGCTTAGCACTCAAgagaggtttcagctggttgcaatctgcagtcctcactgctaaatgctgctaaatcttacacactgctcctttaaatgatcattcaattatcaaaataggtaccaattaattttctgttgctcAACTAGtggactaatcattgcagctctatttgctactgtacctgtgtgtgtgtcagagtgaactGCCGCGTCACATACGCCAGGTTACACTCCTCAGAGTGACACTTCACCCGCATGTGTCCGTAATCCTTCACTTCCGGTGGATGTGGCCAGTACTGGTGGCACTTGGTCTGCAAgcgtgtgacatcacagagaaaTTACATTACATGTGACATGAGTCATCTGTCAGGATACAATTTACAGTGCCGCTGCGGTGGCTGCTACATCAGCCGCGCTCTGCTCTCATGAGATCAAACTCGTATTCAACAGCGTGGTATGCTCCAAACGGCAGTCTGAGGAACAAAAGCAATTCATCAAGAGCAGGATGTGAACTGATTGtcaatttctgtgtgtgtgtttgtgtgtgtgtgtgtgtgtgtgtgtgtgtgtgtgtgtgtgtgtgtgattgtcaaGAGGAGAGAAACTCAGGGCACTTGACGAATATCATGAAAATGATCAATTAATGAAAGCATCTGGTTACCAGGCAACAGCCAGGACAGAGACATCTTCATTCAACGAGACCTTGATATGtcgctgcctctgtctctgtgtggatgTGTCTTCCTCACACTCAAATTATTTCTCTCATCAGCATCCTGCTCACACTTTACAGTTAGCTATTCTCCACACTGTGAAACCCTGTAATTAGTCACAACTGTGCCAATTTATTACTTTTGTGTGCAAACATCGCCGCTGAACCTTGTAATTACAGTAATCAtgtttcaaataaaacacaaaactgaatgTAATAATGTGCTACAATAATTACTGTGTAAATGCACtgctgatattgagctgtgtaaTTTCAAATCCCTCTACTCATTTCCATTCCTGCGCGAAAGTGTGAACAGCATTAAAGTATGAACGCATGTATACCCGTCCCCTCTCTGTCAGAGTTGTTAGCATGATgatggtgtgtgtctgttgctCCCAAACACTCTGCCAAAAGTGAGTGCAGGTCTGTGGCAACGGACCCTGAGCCGCGACATAACGTAAACATACACCAGACACTGGGGGCGCCACCTACgagacaaataaacacacagagatacacacaacacacagaagATGAGTTTATATCAAAGGTACAGGGTGCAGGATTTAGGAGGGATATATTGAAATATAATGTATGTACGTTTTCTTAagtgtatgatcacctgaaaataagaattgttgtgtttttgttaccttagaatgagtagTTTATAGCTACATACAGAGCGGGTCCTTGtctatggagatcgccatgttgcaacacaatatttctacagtagctcagaatggacaaaccaaacactaactCTGGATAGTGTTtgtgttggccactgtagttagcaatCCATCGACATGCGGTATCGGAATAACAccaatttttttaaacataaaactgctttgctctgtgtttttttaccGGTTTTAACCCCTGGGTCCATTTGCTCtagggaggaagagacctctctGATTGATTCAGCTcatagtaaaaacctcctgaacaatgacaGCTAAAGAAGGGCTATACCTgacagaattatgtcagtctaATCcaatttggctgttcaatatgaatatttgatCATTCATTCCTTCTTTCATTGAAGAGTTTTAACAGGGTTCAGCACAAGGTTCAGGGTCCCAGTGATATTCACGTAATGTAGCGATGAAGCTAGCTATTCCATGatggatcagaaatgtgcaacattttttgccgaTGCTAGACATCAAACAAAGCCAGAGactgactttagttgttcttttatctcagacatgtgttAGGATGATACATAGCTTGGCATGTTTCACTTGGTGTCACTAGCTGGATGGTCACACCTCCCTAatatcagctgattgacagatcagcgGATAAAGACgcgtcacaaccaccaccaagtgataCTTGTGAGGAAGGTGGAAGTTTCCGCCAAAACACGccaaggtatgtaacatcctaacacatgtctgagataaaagaacaactaaagtcctTATCAGAAACTGAAGACATAATAAACACCACTGAACTAAAGCCAGAGACTATATCTCAatgagttgctgtgagctggaaattcaccacttctacgCAGCAGGTTGAAGATAACGTTACTCAGAGCCTGACCAGGAAAAGCTTCTCTTCCTCTGGGCAGCTGCCTCCGTCTACGCAGCTACCTGTACAGAAGAGCAGCATGAATGCGAGGAGCGCTCACTCTGAAGCTAAAAGTAGGGACCAAAATGTTCCCTGAAATACACCACACACtaactgacagaaaacaactgcttgactgatgatttgaatctctgactttcaaggggcagcccGACACTAAAGGAATCCTAATCGGGAGTTCCTGTTTAGCaaatgggagaagtttcagccggTTGCATccgcaatcctcactgctaatgccactaaatcctacacgctgcTCCCTTTAAATGTCAGACAGGGACAAGACAGTCATTTTCCTATCAGTGATGCGCACCGTGATGTGGCTGGCGTTGATGTAGTCCTCCTGGCCCTGAAGCACCACTCTGGTGGCATCATCTGAAAGGAGAGCAGGATAGCAGCGTGTGAGGGTCACAACAGAGCCGTCGACGCACCGCAGGCTAAACCAATTAAATTTCAGGAGGTGTTACAGCGGTGAGCTCCAGATCAAGGTTAGGAAGGTAGCACAGAGCTGTGGGTGGCACCAGGTAGAGAAGAGACGAACGGTggggcacagacacacagacagtcagAATAAGCAGCACTTACAAGGTAAAACATCCTTATATCGATTCTTGTCCATGTTCTCAGGGAGCCGAGCACAGTTTAGTGTCAGACCAGGCTTCCTCCTGTATAAATTCTAGAAATTAAAAGCATACAAACATGCATGTGCTTTAACCCACACACAGGAATATACACAAAGAAAAACTACACATTCCAGCCCAGTGACGGCATCTTTTGTTTCAGATTGTCAGGAATCCGAGTGAAGATTAGGGCCAACATCTGTCTGAAAAACAGCACTTAAAAGGCTCATTATGATCCACAGTAACTCAGTGGGATGAACTAAATCCTGCTTAACTTGTAAATACACTTTAAAGACCCGTTTGCTGTTTAGCTCCCACCTGTATTTTAAATACCTCAAAGTGGAAACAGAGTGTGCCGGACTGTATGCTTCTCTCCAGCTGTCTCATTGATTCCTCCAGTGTCGTGACCCGCTCCGACTGGCCAGGTGACAGCTTGTCTCCCTGTGACTGGCCGGTGAGCGTGAGGGCAGGGGGCAACTGCAGCAGGGGTGCCACCCGGCCGGGACCTGGAATCCAAGGAGGGTTCAAGGCTGTGATAAATATTCATAGAAGCATGAGCAACAGTGCGCACACTTGGATCACATGCTGCCTCAGCTGTTTgtcatcaaacacacacctctacGTCTGATGAGCAAGGCCAGCTCTCTGGAGTGCGACTCTCTGCTGGCTCGTATGAACATGACAACCTGATCGTGTGTGTGCTCGGAAATGTCTCGACCGTTGATGAGCACCACCAGGTCTCCCTCCAGGAGTTTGGGCTCGCATCGACCCGCCTAGAAACAACACAGGGTCATTTCACAGCTGAAATCGTCACAGCGTACATCAATCTATATTTCAGTCTAAAGCTCAGACCTAGATCTCATTCATTATTGAAATGTATTATCCTTGACAGTTTGGCAATAATGTTCACCTGACATTCATCTTGATAAAGCATGTTGAGACTGTCAAACACTGTCAACACGGCTGATGTGTGTTATTGCGCCACAACAACGAGGCTGTAGAGCCATGATCAGCGTGATGACGTTCTGCAGTCTTAGTTAGCCACCTGTTAGCACCGGTCTTTTTTGAAGACACTTAAAAGCTTTGAAATTCAtgacgtattttatgttttaGAACAAAGGTAACCACGGACCTTAATTCAAATGCCactcaaaaaacccactgacgtcaagacaaaggaactgggaATACTAAAATGCTAACTTCTTTCTGggtttaggactcattcctgcaccactctatacacacaaacacacatacacaatgtttaaatatatatcataatattatgctttttttctggcaaGCAACATGTAAATGAATTGACCAGTCATTACAGCTATGTCTCAAAATACCTGTGTTGTGTTGACATTTGATCATAACGTTATTTTGACACCACCCGGAGAAACCAGGCcgtcaaaacacaaacacatccgAGTCCGTTCTTACCGGGGAGTCAGGTTTAACGTGGGATATGGACAGCGGCATCTTCTGATCCACCCCACCCTGGGAGGATTTGGGAAATTAAATGGAGCAAAAGTGGAGGAGtgacaacacaaaacataatgtgtgtgtaaataaattaaacagaaaaacataaaaggTTGCCTTAAGTGTTTAAGAGACACACAAAGAGCGTAAGAGAGACACCCACTTTAACATTGAAGCCAAACTTGCCGTCATGATCGGGGGCGATACATATCAGCATCAGGTCGCCATCGCCGAGAGcgccctgcacacacacaagcactcaCAGTCAactcacatatgcacacacatggcTGGATCTACAATAATACACTTATGTAGAGATGACAATGATGAGATAACGGACCTTATGGTAATTGTGTGAGCTGTTGTCACCATCCTCCTCTCCTATACTGTCATCAATTTGTAACAAAGCCTCATCTGTGCCCTGGCTGTAAGAGCCAGAGAGGCTGAAAGAGATGAAATAATGAGATTATTCACAGTGATTTgtagattaacagatgattttcaaatatgataacaataataaaattccCACTGaactgagagagacagacagacacacattccTGTTGTAATTGATACTAACTGATGCGGTGAAGCGTCTCCCTCACTGTCCTTACTGCTGCTTACAGATGCTCTGTATGTGTAGAAGACGTCCTCCCCCTCTGACATGTCTTTCAGGTCATTCGTAAGTTCAACTGAGGATGGGCGAGGTTTACGGATGCCATGGCGAACTCGAGGACTTCGCCTGGcagagggaaaaaacagtatTCAGGTTGCTCAAAACCAAGTGTAAAAGTCTTTGTTACAGAGATAAAATGAGAATATATTCTAAATAGTGTGTGGTAGTGGATTATGCTAcagttatgtttatatttactaTTATTTCTGTGTAAGAATACAGCtataatttgttatttacgaCAGGTACAGTGCCGTAAGGCCGTTTTGTGCGCATGGCAAAAAGAGATTGGTGGCGCGTGTGAAGGCTGTGTAGGTTGGGATTGCAATACATTTTTCATTGTGGCATATGGTGTTGTAGCATGTAAAATTGTGCAATACATGTGAGCTTATAAGAACAGGACATCAGGTTGAGCAAGATGTAAGTTAGAAGGACTTCACCTGTCGTATTTATAATCTCAAATAAATCTTGTTCAAGTTTTCCCTGCCTAATATGAGTACATCTGGGCTTCACAACAAAGAAATTGGAACAAAATGCGAAAACGTTGCAGACCAAAGTGGCCTGGGAAGGCGAGTATAGGATTTTATTAGATGACACCATCTGAGTTtgtgaaaaagaaacaagaagggctgcaaaatatgcaaaaataatCACATTGCAATTATGTTGAAAGATATTGCGAATGCGAAACGGGTTGTAATTTAAGTGGTAACACAAGAAAAAATTATCATGATGTCAGTTCTGCTGGGGTCTGTACCAAAGAAGGATGTTCC is part of the Epinephelus fuscoguttatus linkage group LG8, E.fuscoguttatus.final_Chr_v1 genome and harbors:
- the ptpn3 gene encoding tyrosine-protein phosphatase non-receptor type 3 isoform X1: MPKPDLLCLVQLLDGTIETFRVSKQDEGVVLLDTVCDHLGLQERQLFSLQIRESSTAIATVTANTHSPRWLEPEKPLKKQIKGLASPFYLNFRVRFFISDPNSLQHEQTRHLYFLQIRSDIRDGRLQCPLSAAVVLASYAVQSEMGDHCPSRLPGYLSKCHFIPEQDEDFLSNVEDLHPQHKGLKQSEAELCFLNTARTLELYGVELHAAMDTNDAPLMVGLASSGVAIFCNMICSSFFPWGNIIKISFKRKRFLIHLKRKHGETQDCEVSLILPCPKTCKNLWRSCVDHHSFFSSNRTARSPKHNNSTVQSYKKLITQHLGLSNSKPESGPVCQRVVGGMVWNPVLRRSISSEYLETKSLPSRSPPNTPNWRSPRVRHGIRKPRPSSVELTNDLKDMSEGEDVFYTYRASVSSSKDSEGDASPHHLSGSYSQGTDEALLQIDDSIGEEDGDNSSHNYHKGALGDGDLMLICIAPDHDGKFGFNVKGGVDQKMPLSISHVKPDSPAGRCEPKLLEGDLVVLINGRDISEHTHDQVVMFIRASRESHSRELALLIRRRGPGRVAPLLQLPPALTLTGQSQGDKLSPGQSERVTTLEESMRQLERSIQSGTLCFHFENLYRRKPGLTLNCARLPENMDKNRYKDVLPYDATRVVLQGQEDYINASHITVAPPVSGVCLRYVAAQGPLPQTCTHFWQSVWEQQTHTIIMLTTLTERGRTKCHQYWPHPPEVKDYGHMRVKCHSEECNLAYVTRQFTLTHTQRGEERAVTHLQYVAWPDHGVPDDPSDFLLFISSVRERRRGEEPLMVHCSAGIGRTGVLITMETALTLLDQGRPVFPLDIVKTVRDQRAMMVQTTCQFQFVCEAILRVYKEKQKGSTAP
- the ptpn3 gene encoding tyrosine-protein phosphatase non-receptor type 3 isoform X2, which codes for MPKPDLLCLVQLLDGTIETFRVSKQDEGVVLLDTVCDHLGLQERQLFSLQIRESSTAIATVTANTHSPRWLEPEKPLKKQIKGLASPFYLNFRVRFFISDPNSLQHEQTRHLYFLQIRSDIRDGRLQCPLSAAVVLASYAVQSEMGDHCPSRLPGYLSKCHFIPEQDEDFLSNVEDLHPQHKGLKQSEAELCFLNTARTLELYGVELHAAMDTNDAPLMVGLASSGVAIFCNMICSSFFPWGNIIKISFKRKRFLIHLKRKHGETQDCEVSLILPCPKTCKNLWRSCVDHHSFFSSNRTARSPKHNNSTVQSYKKLITQHLGLSNSKPESGPVCQRVVGGMVWNPVLRRSISSEYLETKSLPSRSPPNTPNWRSPRVRHGIRKPRPSSVELTNDLKDMSEGEDVFYTYRASVSSSKDSEGDASPHHLSGSYSQGTDEALLQIDDSIGEEDGDNSSHNYHKGALGDGDLMLICIAPDHDGKFGFNVKGGVDQKMPLSISHVKPDSPAGRCEPKLLEGDLVVLINGRDISEHTHDQVVMFIRASRESHSRELALLIRRRGPGRVAPLLQLPPALTLTGQSQGDKLSPGQSERVTTLEESMRQLERSIQSGTLCFHFENLYRRKPGLTLNCARLPENMDKNRYKDVLPYDATRVVLQGQEDYINASHITTKCHQYWPHPPEVKDYGHMRVKCHSEECNLAYVTRQFTLTHTQRGEERAVTHLQYVAWPDHGVPDDPSDFLLFISSVRERRRGEEPLMVHCSAGIGRTGVLITMETALTLLDQGRPVFPLDIVKTVRDQRAMMVQTTCQFQFVCEAILRVYKEKQKGSTAP